The nucleotide sequence CGATGGGACGCACAACCCTCATCATCGCGCACCGACTTACAACGGTGCGCTTCGCGGATCGGATCATAGTGCTGGACCGCGGCCGCATAGCCGAGGCGGGGACGCCGGAGGACTTGCTGGCAATGAACGGACACTATGCGAAATTACATCGGCTTCAGTTTGGGGCCAAATCTGCCGGCGTGGCTGTGCCGGCCCCCCCGGCCCCGTTACCCTGACCGACTATCGCCACCTGGATCAGGCTGGCTCTCCCGGGCGTCCGGGCTCTCTGAACGAAGGGACTCCAATGAGCACATACATGAAGCACCTGACCATCGCGATGGCGGTGGTGGCAGGCTGCATACTGCAGACTCGGATCGCGCGCGCAGAAACCGTTGTCGCCACCGTTACCGTGGGCGCGGCGCCGCACTCCGTGACGGTGGATTCGGTCACGAACCGCGCCTACGTGACCAACTACGGCACAACCGCGCTGCCCGGGACTACGGTGTCCGTAATCGATGGCGCAACGACAACAGACACCGTCATGAAGACAATCTCCGTAGGGATTCACCCCCGCTCCGTCTCGGTGAATGCCGCGACGCATATGGTGTACGTGACAAACTACTTCGGCGACAGCGTATCAGTGATCAACGGAGACCCGAGCAGCCCCACCTACAACACTGTCCTCACAACCATCGCCGTCGGGCCGCATCCGCGCACGATTAAGGTCAACCCCGCGACAAACCGCGTGTACGTGGCGAACTACGGTACCACGAGCGTGCCGGGGACAACCGTCTCCGTGATCGACGGCAGTCCGGGCAGCGCGACATTCCACACGGTGGTCAAGACCATTATCGTGGAATCCAACCCACGGCATATCACCCTCAATCCGACGACGAATACCCTCTATGTCGCAAACGAAGGAAGCGCGAGCGTAACCGTCATCAATGGCGCCAACGACACCTTTGTCAAGACCATCCCCGTCGGTCTGAATCCGTATGACATCGCGGCCGACACGACGACTAACCAGGTCTACGTCGCCGATGCCGGAACAGACACGAATATCAGCAACAGCATCTCCGTGATCGACGGCAACCCAGGCAGTTCCACGCTCAACACCGTGGTAAAGACCATACCGGTGGGCATCCAGCCCCGGTCCATCGCCGTGAACTCCAGGACCAACACGTTGTACGCGGCGAATTACGGGACGGCCAATACTCCGGGGAACACTGTCTCCGTAATCAATGCAGACCCATTGAGCCCCGGGTACAACACGGTGGTGAAGACGCTGGGCGTCGGACTGAACCCTCATGCCGTCCAGGTGAACGGTTCCACTAATCGCATCTATGTCGCCAATTACGGAAGCGACACCGTTTCTGTCATCGATGGCGCTACCAATACCATCTTGCCGGTAAACCTTCCGACAGGGACCAATCCGTACGCGGTGGCTCTCAATACCACCACCGGCCGTATCTTCGTCGCAAACTACACAAGTGACAATGTGACGATCATCCAGGGGCCGCAACCATTGCAGCCGTTCACGATCGCCGACGCTGTACTGGCGCTGAAAGCCGCGGGCGGCCTTTCACCCACCACTCCGTCAGAAGTATTGCGCTTGAACGTGGTGGACGGTTCGCCCGCCGGCGTAGTCGATTTCTTGGACGCCGTCCGCATCGCGCGCAAGGTGGCGGGGCTGGAGGCAAACCCCTGAAGGGAAATGGGAAGTTCTAATTGATGAACGCCGGACATCCTGCGTTCATCGTCTTAGCGGCATAGCGTCGCGGGCCCGAGGACGGTCCGTGGCGCGCAATACGGCACGTGACCACGCCGGGCGGCGGTACACCGAGTGCTGCGGGGACCTTGAACAAGGGTGTCAACCCCAATGGTGTTGCCCGAAATAGCGCGGTGGGCGAAGGCGTGATCCGCTCAGATGATTCCGGCGAAGGCTTTCACGAGGTTCACGCCCAGGTCCGCCGTGTCCAGCCAGCGGTTCATATGCGTTTCGGCCTTCTGGTTCTGCGTCCTTCGGAGGCGCCACTCGGTATATGTGGGCTCGCTCCCCGCCTCGGTGTATGCGTCTTCCCGTTCGATAACGATGTGCGGGTAACGGGTACCGAATAGCTGGGTTTCGACCAGACCCGTGCGCGTCTCGCGCTGGTAGATGGGCCCACCGGGCGAGGTGTCGCGCACAAACTCGAGTGTTGCGCAGAGGATTTGCTCAACCATATGCCGCCGCAGGCCGGACCGGTCAACGCTCTTTCCGGCCGGCAGCATAGCCAACTTGTCGTCCTTGTGGTACCGGCGCATCAGGACGATCTCCCGGGTGCTAGCCTCCAGCAGATTCCCCAGCGTGTCCTGGACCATCTGGCTGTACTGGCGTTCTGCCGGCGTATATGGCGTTTCGCGACGGGTTGCGAATAGATCGTTTTGGCGAACGGGCGCCGCTGCACCGGTCAGGATGCCGGTGTTGCCGCCGTTGATGCCGCTATCGTCCGACCTGTTGGCGGCATGCACTGAAAACGATGGGATAGCGGAAAGGCGGCCGCGGTCAGCGGCGATTGTGCGACCGTTCCGCCGGGCCGAAGTTACCTTATGGTCGGTGCCTGCCCTATTTGGGTATAGTTCTGTCATATTGCTTTGCGGCGGGCAAGAACGCGCCTTTCGCCGCTCCCACAATTAAGATACCACCATCGACGGGCTGGGGGAACAGGCATAAGCAATGCTTAATCGGTTCTTAGGCAGCCCAGGCCGGTCGCAGTGACGCAAGGAATAATGATGACCGATACCTACGTAATGGAGCTTGCCCATGCCATGCCGGGGAGGATCCGGCTGCGCTGGCGCGGCGACGACGCGCCCCCTCATCCCTTCCTGGCCCGGTTGGAGGCGCTTCCACACGTCAGTGAGGTACAGTGTCGTTTCGCCACGCGCTCCGTGTTGCTGCTCGGGGATTCGTCCCTCACGGCGGACACTGTGAGGGCGGCCACCGCCAAACTTGGCGTGACGATTGTAGACCCGCCGCCGCCAAAGCCCGTATTTGAGCCGAAGCCCAGGCGCTCGGATGACGCCAAAGACGCTCTGTGGCAGGATGTTGAAGCCGCGCTACTTATTGTGGTGATGCTGTCGTGGGTTCGAGACCTTCTCGTAAATCGCGTGTTTCGATTGAGCACGGTGCTGCTCATCGTGATCACCGCGATGGACCTGTACCGCCACTGGCTTCGCCGTCAGGCGGACGCGAAAAGCGATGACGCATCGACGCTTGAGACCGTGGGGGTATAACGCGTGGCAACCCATGGGGGCAAGCCGGCGCCGGTCACCGAGGATTGGAAGCGCGTTTTCGCCAAAGTCCTGATCCGAATGCCGAACTACGTCCGCCTCGGCTGGAAATTGGCGCGCTCAAGCGAGATCCCGAGACGGCACAAAGCGGGGCTCCTCGGTGGCGTGCTCTACCAGTTGGCGCCCGTCGACCTGGTTCCGAACATTATACCGGTTCTGGGGCAACTGGATGACGTTGGTGTCCTGCTGTATGGCATCCGGTCGGCGCTTCGGCACTGCCCTCCAGACCTGGCAGCACAGCTGATGTCTGAATACGGCGTATCCGAGGCGCAGCTGAACAGGGACATCTCCGCGATGAATACCGTGGCGCGGGGGTTCGGACGCCTCATCGCCCGCGGCGCCTGGCGCGGTGGAAAGGCGACCGCGCGAGTGCTGGGCCGCGGCGTCGCCGCGGGCGCGACCCTGGCGTGGGCCGCCTACCGGAGACACAGGTGATAAACGGACACGCCAACCTGCTGGAGAAAGCACATCAATCGCCGGGGCGCTTGCGCTTGCGCTGGGCCGGCGCCGGCGCGCCTCCGGAAAGCTTCCTCGACGGGGTCCGCTCGGCGGAGGGCGTCCAACTGGTAGAGTATCGCGAGACAAGCCGAAGCCTTGTCGTACATTGCGCCGTGGGCTTCGACGATGCCGTCCTCCGGGATATCGCCGTCGAGCACGGCTTGCTGGTAGGCGAACCAACGCCGCCGCAGCCCGTTCACGTGAGGATTCCGAATCCCGACAACGGTGGCGCTCGCCGCCCCGGCCATTCGAACCCTTCGTCCACGCTTCACGCCTCTGAAGCCGTGCATGTGGAACTCATCCACGCCGCCGTCCCCGGCCGCGCCCGCTTCCGCATCCAATGGCTACGCCGCCGGCCCAAGGCGGCCGCACGGCTTGGCGAAGGGCTCGTATCCGTGCACGGCGTTCGCGAGGTTCAAGTTAACACGGCCCTGTGCACCGTGCTGATTGAGTTTGATCCGGTTGAACAGACCATCCGCACGCTGGTGCGGGCCATGGGAGAGCTCCTCGACGAGCCCGTGGACCTGGTGATTGCGCCGGGCCAAACCCTTGCGCCGGGATGGGACCGATCGTCGCCGCGCCGCGCTGGAAGGGCGAGGCGCCGCCCGCCGCGGGAGACATACCAGTGGGCCGCCGCCGCCTCTGTTCCGGATGTGCTGCTCGAGATGGACGTGCGCGGGCAGACCGGGCTTGCTCCCGAGGAAGCCGCACGGCGCCTGGCGGCCCAGGCGAATAACGCCCTGGATATCGGCAGGCGGCGGCCATCCGGCGAGATACTCAAGGAGCAGTTCATATCGGTCCCGACGGTGCTGCTGGGCGGCGCGGCGGGCCTCGCTGCCGCCACCGGTTTCGCGGCGGATGCGCTGGCGATCGGGGCCGTGCTCTTGATCAACGGCATCATCGGCTACGTTACGGAGCGTTACGCCGAAGGCGCGATCGAGGCTCTCCGCAAACTCGGATTCCCGCAGGCGCATGTCGTCCGCAACGGCGAGCGTAAGGTGGTGCCTGCCACTGGGTTGGCGCCGGGGGACATCATTCGTCTGCGGGCCGGCTTCATCGTTCCCGCGGACGCGCGGCTGATTGAGGGCCATGTGCTCGTCAACGAGGCAATGCTCACCGGCGAAGGCGAGCCAGTGGCTAAGCACAGCCATACGACTGCGCCGCCGAAGCACGTCCACGAGTTTCAGAACGTTGTGTTCCAGGGAACGTCCGTGATTGACGGCCGCGGGCGGGCGGTGGTCCTG is from Armatimonadota bacterium and encodes:
- a CDS encoding YncE family protein; its protein translation is MSTYMKHLTIAMAVVAGCILQTRIARAETVVATVTVGAAPHSVTVDSVTNRAYVTNYGTTALPGTTVSVIDGATTTDTVMKTISVGIHPRSVSVNAATHMVYVTNYFGDSVSVINGDPSSPTYNTVLTTIAVGPHPRTIKVNPATNRVYVANYGTTSVPGTTVSVIDGSPGSATFHTVVKTIIVESNPRHITLNPTTNTLYVANEGSASVTVINGANDTFVKTIPVGLNPYDIAADTTTNQVYVADAGTDTNISNSISVIDGNPGSSTLNTVVKTIPVGIQPRSIAVNSRTNTLYAANYGTANTPGNTVSVINADPLSPGYNTVVKTLGVGLNPHAVQVNGSTNRIYVANYGSDTVSVIDGATNTILPVNLPTGTNPYAVALNTTTGRIFVANYTSDNVTIIQGPQPLQPFTIADAVLALKAAGGLSPTTPSEVLRLNVVDGSPAGVVDFLDAVRIARKVAGLEANP
- a CDS encoding YkvA family protein gives rise to the protein MATHGGKPAPVTEDWKRVFAKVLIRMPNYVRLGWKLARSSEIPRRHKAGLLGGVLYQLAPVDLVPNIIPVLGQLDDVGVLLYGIRSALRHCPPDLAAQLMSEYGVSEAQLNRDISAMNTVARGFGRLIARGAWRGGKATARVLGRGVAAGATLAWAAYRRHR